The genomic DNA CAAGAAAAGTTGCACTCTTAATTTTCTAGAGATTAATCAATAaagcttgaaaagaaaagaaaagttgctACCAAATTAGGGAGACCCACttgaaaacatcaaaattaacctattttgtaaaaattatagaGAGTGTATGAAACAATAAGAGAAATTCGAGTGGAAAGTAACAAGTGTtggaagaaaataaaataataagagatttttattttttgtggGTAGAGAAAATTCATTTCTTTTtatagaaaataatttattttataaaataattacttttcaaaaattttggcaagtcttttcaatttttttttggaaACATTTAGGAGAACGTTTTAAATTTTTTGCGGGGTCAATACAATaattgtatattatatatattttcaaaattataaaatattttattttattttattttattttattttttaactccACGATAGTGTATGTGATTTTGCCATTGATGAGAAGGATGTGATCTTTCAGTATACCTAAATATATTTTTCTTCCAATTTAAAAATAGGGAAAGATAATAAGTAGAATTaggcattataatatatatatatatatatatatattctaatttGAAAGTAAAAGTTTCAATGATATCTATGGATTAAACTACGCTTTAGCATCTAATATAGGTGTTTAATTTAAGGTTTATTTgtttcttaatttttaaattatttaaaaaaatgtttCTAACAAAGAAATTGCTTTTTAACAAGTTTAAGAGATTGGTCCAAGGGATTTGGAATTTGCTTCACTAAGGTATGGTTTCGACACTTATATCTTTTCTAAAaatactctttttcttttttattgtgAAAACTAGTGAATCTGGGCAGTAGCATACAAAGGATGTAGGTGGTGGTTTATTTATTCATGTGAATAttgtttaatttttatatgtattaagATTGTTGTAGTTACTTTTTACTGAATATTTTAGAAAATCTTATATTGGATACTGCATATCAGTATGCATCGATGTAAATTGTGTTGATTAAAATGGATAGAAACATATATACTAAAATTTTgtctaaaaagaaatttaaattacTTGGGATTGGAACAGTATAGACTATTATACTTGCCTCTCCTCATGTTTTATCCTAGTTTCGTCCCTGGTTATGGTAATATTAACTATACGAAAATTTATATAcatttattttaagaaaatgagtgaataaatttaaaaattttcttgtaCATTTACAATTGACTCGTACATATCTGACAGGAGCAAAACATTGTCAACTTATGCACCACAAATAGAATTACTTCTGTGATTTGAACCCTCGACACGACATgagttgtgataaatatctagtACCCTTAGGAGAAGAGCAATAGATTGAATAAATTTAGTTTGCTGCCGGAGGAAACTTTAAGAGAGCAATTGGTATAATGTTCgattatcaattttttaaattgaaatgtaaaTTCAATATTTGGTATGTAAAAATTGGTTTATTTTCTTTAGAATATAACATTTTCTTGACAGCTATTTTCTCACAAATAGTTGAAAGTGATTATCTTACTAATTGATGATAGAGTTACTTTTTCATGTAAATAGAGAGTAAAAAGAAAACTACTAGgacaaaattaaccatttttttgTGTTTAGGGTATtgacttattcatcatatataaAGGACATGACTGCTACTTATGATTCCCTTAAATCAAAGCTCCTTCAATCTAATTGCATCAACATACATAAGGAGATAAAAGGATTTTTCAAGATCAAATCTCTGACATTTTAAGCAAGCTGCATCTATCCCAAAAAATTTGTTTGTATTCAAGAAGTTGCAACTCAAATTCCATAAATAAAATACTTtaatttatctttaaaatttcaaatcttATTTGGATTGAGAATATTGATAGAAGCATAAATACATAATAGGAAATCCGAaaaataaggaggaagaaagcGTACTTGATATTTTCTCCTTGGAGTGGGTATCAAAGGGCATTCTAGCATTGCACCGAAGATAGCTCCTTCCCTATCTCCAGTAATCTATAATTCATACAACACCATCCAAATAATTCCAACTTAACTGTGAGTTTGAGATGCAATcctaattatataattattatgtaAATGGGAAATTCTTGAACACACAAATACTTGAGAAATGAACATACCAGCAAAGAGGGACCAGGAAGCTCAGTGCTCTTACGAATAAGTGTACGGAGTGATATTCCATGTTTCCACGTACTGCCCTTCATTTGAATCAGTTGTTACCAAATCAAAAACCACACCgcttttgaaatttgatttacCAACCTTTTTTGGAAGACTTACCTATACAGCAACACCCATTGACAACCCTTCACAATATTGGGAAGCGATGACCCCAGGAATTCGAACAATTCACAGTTAATAAACACCGATTCATCTGAAAGATTTAGCCACCCCTTTACGGGACTCAATTGCTCCCCCGCTTCATGAAACTCATCCGAATCGCTGCTGCTGCTGCCACCGCCGCGTGTGCTAATTATTTGCTGCTTATTCTCAAACTCTGTCCAGATGCTCTTCTTATCTTCGCAAACCTTTTTCAAATCTTCGCTGACATAGGTAATGGTGTATTCTTTGCAGCTATCTAAGGATTCATCTTCCAAATGGAGTTTCTGGTTCCTCCATCGATCAGGAATGGAGCCGATTGGCTTGATGTCAACGTTTCCATGATCGTTGGATTTGCgcttatcatcatcatcatcatctatgCTTGCTGATGGGATTATGTAAGAAAATAGTGAACACAGTGAATTTAACCCTTTCGAATACCAACTTCCCTACAATTTCGAAAAGCTTCGTTTTACCAAATCAACCCAACAACCAAAAAGAATATACTCCAACTGAAATTCATACATAAAATCTATAAATAAATGACAATAATCTATTATAtactatgaaaaatatatatttttataaaaaaattgtttGAAATGACAAAAACATATTTACAATAATGTTTATCCTTTTATAAAATGAAAGGGTTTTTCTAATGAATTAAAACTTAGTTGAAGGATGACACAAGATCTGATTATGGTTCAAGCTATTCATTCAGACTTGAACTTATTTAAAAAGTGAGAGGATTTGTGTAAAATATAGGTTTGAATGGGTTTAGACAAAAAATAAGACTTATTTTTTAAATGAATCGGACCTTGAGTAGGGTTTTTGGGCTTGAGCTTGGCTTGGCTCAACACGAATCAGCTATTTTGTTATTGTTTCgctactattttatttttattttgctactatttcgttattatattgttactattttgttattattgttttgatattgtataactcttattttgttattaattttgctactatctTAGAGGCATAAGTTGCAACTATCTTagattatttaaatataaatattttttaaatatatttttaatttattagaaaacatttattttgatatttttagtgtatttgatgtattatatttttaaatttatttttatataaaaaaataatctaaaaaattttaatatacgcAGATCAAGTCGGACTCGAGGTTAACATTTTTAATCTGGACCATTTTTTAGGTCGGGTCGAGCTCAAACCTAGAAAATAAACCTAAAATTTTATATCAACTCGCTCTGAATCCGACTCGATTAACCCATAATCATATCTAGATCTTGCCAACTCAACAAACCCCTTAAATGATATGGAGTTCACATATGTATAAAATTAAGTTTTTATAAAgattaattttacatatttttgtaactttgttaatttattatttttaatggttttttcCCACTCCAATCTTTACTCAAATCTATCTTACCCTAAAAAGTTAAACAACTTTGATCTAATCTAAAATTTTGCATAacattttatatgttaattttaaaccaaatatatgtagcaaaaaatttaaagaaatacaaaaatatttataaaatgaacatttatgttttttattcatttctactctttttttatttttatgattctttctatatttattttaaaattttaagaatttatcgaatctttttatttttaatagttgAGCGTAAAACCGGTTATCTAATTGGTTATCTAATTAGTTTGATCATCGATTCAATTATTACAACATTGAAATTTGAATTACTTAAATcttcttttgaatttttttttttcaaattctagAAGAAGAAAATTGAGATATAATTTAAGAAGAAAATGTAGTTTTGGAAAAGGGAATTACCTGATAAAGTTGAAGTTGAGGTGGAGGTGAAGGTGAAtctgaaaataaatgtgaaagacTTCCCGCTGTTTTATCTTTAAATTTATTCATTCTTTTTCAATTCATTCACTTTTGATTTTTAAGCACAAATGAATGAATTCCTTATGTGTGGAATttgaattttataataaaaaaaatagttttcttttttctttctaatttttgGAGTAGTAGATCCGTGAGAAAAGGAGGAAATTCATCTCGACTATTAATTAATTACTTGTCTTCACCTAATTACAAcaataacattaaaattaataattcattTATCTTTATTCTTCAATTGAGTCGGAATTGGAAGGTCTTTGTTCGTCATATTCCAAGGTCTCAAAAGACAGTAGCTGATTATATGGCAACAAATTTCATTGAAATTTATTGATTTGAAGAACCATCGCAATCAGCTAGAAGTTTAATTGGGATAGATTATATTCTTATTTTGAGTCACTAgtataatttttggttgtttCTCCAttctttaaattaataatttaagaaataacTTATTACCATGAAATTCTACTttaataaaaaaagttaaaagataTACTATTAGTCACTTTATTTCTAtataatttgagatttaatctcgtattcaaaaaaaattcaaccatcatgctttttaatttaaaatcttaATCCAATCATTATCATTGTTGCTAGTTTTCTATGTAACATAAAACCAAATGATACATCTTAGGAATTGACAATATTTTATGGgaactttttacaattttaataattagATTGAGATTTTTAAATTAAGGAAATAGAAAGACTTAATGATTAACttttaaatacaaaattaaatctcaaattttattaaaatataagacTAACAACATAATTAACCTAATATAAACCCAAACATTTTACACTTTATCAAAACACCATTTTAATCTTCTTCTTTCCTTAACCCACAGTTTCTATCCTTTTTATACTATTAATATTTTAAGAATTCAGTTATTAAGCTTATTAAAATACTTGTACTTGAAATGCatgttagatatatatatgaatggaacataaaatttaataattaggttgtagcgacgtaaaaattttgcttTAGTCGCTAGTTGAggcaattatttgaaaatttgaaaatgaaatttcaGTTTTAAAAGGAAAAGGAGTCGCCACTGACcatttttctaggtgtgatcgaaCACCTAATAAACAttcttttttagaaaagaaaatttattcttgaacaaaatgaaggccaaatttgggtctacgcgaaaatccagagaaaaatagggttcgagAGCCGGTTACgccgaggaaggtattagcaccctcgcgacgcccaaaattggtatcttgttaaacacgCGTTGTCATAATTCTCAAAATACaagtttaatttaatacttatagtTGTGATCCGATTAAAATACGAGAAtttgaaattttggtttttagaaggacgtctcgtttttaacacgagccaatgATATCCACCCAACATAGCAATGAAATCAGTGACTTAATGTTGAAATCGgtatgttgccttatttatttttaaaattgattaaaaacataaaatatcatTTGCGATAGGAAATTGTAAACAATGCAAGCGATGATACAATTAatgaaaaacattaaaatataataaaaataacaataatattcacaataaaataataatgttctaataaaataataaaagaaatagtatTTGTAGTAATGGTAAAAATACTAATATGCACATGAAAAATACACACGTATATATGTATGTTAATGatgatgataatgataataaaaataacaaatattatgTAATATGTAAAcaaacttataatttaagtaaaaatgataaaataataatggaataaATATAGATAAATATTATATGAAACAAAACAATGATACAGGATAATaggaaattttaaagtttgagaTTACATAAAAGTGTAAgcgaataaataatgaaataataaaatagaattaatgtACCATATAAAAcgtaaatatataaaagaaaagctataataataataatagtaattataataaaagtaataataataaatataacaataGTAATATTAGTGATAAAAATAATAGCtttaaaataaacataataaccatgacaataaagaataatagtaataataataataatgaaaataaaagtaatattaataatatattgtaTTACGatagtaaagtaataacaatagtgataatgataataataattaataagttaaattaattagtaataaagtaataaataaacataaaaggaaagtgtataatataataataatattaaaataaggtaattaaaaatattacgatataaatacatatatatatatgcatatttaataaaaatatacactaatattaataataataatgataatagtaataatattaaaatacaaaaagcaaatgtagtataataaaaatattaaaataaagtaataataaaaaataatactatgtataaaaatatatacatatacatatataataaaaaatacactaatatataatactaatactaatacattaataaaaataataagaatatgttaataataatcaattaatgaattgaaaataaaatgaataaataaatacacaaaataaaatataattataatagtaatattaacaaaataataataataataataataataataataataataataataataataataataagttaaagtaataataatatatgttaatttaatacataatatggaaaataacaaaaatgagtaaattaaatCTACAATGAAAGTTCGGGGCCAATTTGCaaataaataaagaagaaaagATCAAATTGAACACGCTAACAATAAAGAGGGACCAAAACTGaaaatcaacaaatttaactCTCAGCATTTGTAATTAGTCCTTattctaaaaatattagaaatagaaaatataaaaaaatagatatATTAGCGATAATCTGATCAAACTTATGGATTCCACAAACAAAATCTAAACCAAAAGCTAATTATAAGGTGTTGATCTTGGAAAACTAGGCATTGTAACACAATAAACTTTCAtttctattttaataataaaattaaaagaaaaagaaaaataaaggtaAGCATGGGATATGAAATGGTAGTTGAGCAACATGTTTGGTTTaagaatattatataaaattgagGTATGAGAATATGTTTGAGGTTTGCCTATTTTTCTATAATTCAACTTGTAAAAATACCTTATTTTCCCAACATCTCACGACGTGAGTTTATAATTCCTTTTTATTTTCCCaacatcttttattttatttagggtttagggtttttattATTGGATGGGGATAGATTATCAGGTGCAACTGTTTATAGTTCCCAGAAAAATTTGTTTAGTATTGAGGTTgaaaaatatctttaaaaatattGTAGAAAAATGCTTTTAAAAACATTTGATAGTGTTTACTGTTACTTTAAGAGTAttcttgaaaaaataaaatttctattttgaacatgaaatagaaaattttaattaggaGATAAAAAaagtaatttcattaaaaataaacTTACATCTCTCTATAAAAAAAACATACCTGTATCTAAATCTCATCACACTGAATCCAAGTTGGATGTATATGTAAAAGTAATTTAAATTACACACAAAATGTGATAAGATCATGTTGTCTAATGCAAAAACTCTCTTGGATCAGTGATATAACCAGTCAAAGCTGAAGCAGTGGCAGTGTATGGGGAAGCAAGATATATCTGCCCTTCCTTATGCCCCATCCGACCAGGAAAGTTTCTATTTGTTGTTGACACACAAACCTGCATGCTTCATCTTATTAAAATCATTGCATATCAACAAACCAGATGGTTTACATTATTAAACCTGGAATTCGATCCAATTTAGCGGTGTAAAACAAGACATTCATGTTTGTAAGTTATTTGGATTTGACTGgagaaagaaattgaatttgACTCCATCATTGTCTATTCAAAATCGAGCTTGAACTCAAGCTATCAAGCAAATCAAATTTCAAGTATCCTAATCCTTGACTTAAGTAACTCACAAGTTTATCgagtttttttaaatttatacttTTTTAAGTTTTCAATTCTACCTCAAGCTTGAGCTTGAACCCAAATGACAATGCTTGAATTCAAGCACAGGAATCGAGCTCATGCATTTGCTAGGTACAGAAGCCTAATCAAACGAGCTCATACTTTTACTAGGTAAACAGGTCTCAAATAGCTCAACCTTTACCTTGAATAGAGCTCTGACTTTAAAAGCAAAACTTCATCAAATTCAAGTGGAGCTCAAGATTATAATAACTTGAGCTCGACTCAACTCGATTACACCTCTAATCCATTTGAGTCAGGCTTGGACTAACCCTGACTAGTCCATTTTACTTTTACTATTAAAAGTCTAATTCAGACTGGACCAGACCAACCCAAATTAAAATTCACCATGTCCAAACCTAACTCGAAACAGAGTTTCTCTTGTCAGAGAGATGGTTCAATCCTAGGACAAGTCTAGCCCAGACAAGACAGTCAAATAGTTCAACTACTAATCCAACCGATCCAGTTCAGTTTTTTCAACCATGATGGTAGGGGGAAAGACTACTTGCCTGAGCTTCGTTCATGCGAGCATATGTGTCCTTAGGGCCACCCATACAAGCAGCACAACTAGGGCTTGCTGGTGTGTCACAACCAGCTTCTTCAAATATTTGAGAGCAAGTCTTGCCACCAGATCCTGGTACAATGAGAGTATATATATCCACCCATACCTGCAAATTTACCATGTTTAACAATCATATTAGCaagtttaatgattttttttaaaatattaaaaacctaTGTTATTCGGCTTGGAGTGTCATATGTATTTGAAACAAAGTTTTTCTATGTATTTTGAGGATCGTTGACAGATCATATTCTTAAGGATcgcaaaaaattttgaaattgttaaactcTAACTCGTCCCAATCTTTGCTAGTATTAGTTTTGTAAACATTAGATAATATCAAATATTATGTAAAACTTCGAAGTGAATCAAGATGGGATCAAGAAAATTTTTTCAATGATGGGTTAGGTGAggctaaaatattaaataaaattcagGGCAAggtgagaaaaaaaaaatctcCACCTGATTCTATTGTCATCCCTAAATTCATATTCTCATACTCATATCCAAACATACATCGGGCATAGAtatcaaatatgaatattttataaaaataaaaaagtcagAATAACATAGTTGACAATAAAACTTCATGTACCTTTTGTGTAGCAGGGACAAGGAATGTGGGGACTTTCACCTTTTTTCCCTGTATTTTTCAAGCAAATTACAAATCATAAACAAGGCTATGAAGTATATAACAACTAGCCAACTCTACAAAGCATGGACACATAATAAGATGGGAATTTTCCGACATTCAGAATATGGGTGTGGCAGAACAGGCAATAAAACTTCAAATTTTGGATAATAATTCATTACAACACGTATTTTTCCATGTCAGATCATTTCTTGGTTATGTTTTGATCGTGTCTACTTTAACTTAATGTGTCCAACATGTTGGAATTATGtctaaaatattaaaaagaaaatgaagatagaTGGAATCTTACAGAAGCTAAGAAGAGCTTGGCAGCAGCAAGAAAATCTTGTGTTTTGCCACCAGTACATGATCCAATATAAACCCTGTCAATTTTGATATCTTTGCATTCTCTTGCCAAAGCACGATTATCTGGAGAATGTGGCTGCAAATTTTGCTCCATTATTTACTCAATACACAAAAAAGAATATATATTAAAACAGCCATCTTTTATGATATAAACTTGGATTATATTTTCGGGATTGATTTTAAATGTCAGATATGAGTATATACTTAATGCGGACATGTTTTTCCCTTGAGGATCATATCTCTATTGAATATCTTTAAAAACGTCAGACAGTGACAAATTGGAGAAACATGACACCTAGGCTTAATATACACTCACCTTAGCTACTAAGGGCTCCAATTTTGAGATGTCAAATCTAAACTCGGAATGAAAACTGAAAGCCACAGTATAAATATTTAGATACTTGTTGCGGAAGTCATATCCTCATATCCATATTTAAATATAGGCCAAATATGAATATCGAATAAATTCACTTCAAGAAAAAATAAAGAGTAGGAATATACAGACTAAGAACGTTGATTCATgttaaagtttaaaaaaaaaaaaaaaaaacataagaaaGTTAAATAAAATCAGCAAAGTAATTTATAAACATACCTTGCTAGTGCATCACTGTAAACTGGTTCATAAGGCAGAGATGTTTTATCCTGCGTAAATTAGAAAGATGCAACTTCATAAGCCAAGGTATTGTCTATATCCTATCCatattaaattcaaaattattatGTGTCCAACacgaatatacatatattaattaaaatttttcattaaatattGGTGGTGTGAAAGAGACTTGAAAAAAGACTCACCTCAAGGTACTTAAATGTAGTACTGTCTGCAGCAACAACACCGTTCTTTCCACCAGCCTCAATAACCATATTACATAATGTCATCCGTTCTTCCATCTAAACCAGTAAAAaagataataagaaaataaagattAGATTCATATTCCAACTGAGAAAACATTTGGATCAATTTCAACAAATATCACTTACATTTAAACTCTCAATCGTTGTGCCAACAAACTCCATGGATTTATACGTAGCACCAGCTACTGATATTTCACCTATGATCTACAAAACAATATACCATTATATACTTCGTTCAATACTAGATATGTAGCCAACACGGTTTCACGTATTTGGAAGTCATTGAAATATATGATTACTTTAAAAATAATGAAAGTCGGAACAACATAGAAATAACTTTTCTAAGAAACTAAAAATGTTAACTTGCCTGCAAAATCAAATCCTTAGCAAGCAAATAATCAGGCATTTCACCATCCATCACAAATCTCAAAGTTTGTGGCACCTGAAATTGTCATGCAACAAAACCACACTTAATTTCAGTGCTAAACATTTCATTATAGAGCTACTAAGAAATGAACAACTTAGTATAGGTATGCATCTCATACAGATATGGTTTATTTTATTGAAGTTTTTCCATATATAAAACTA from Gossypium arboreum isolate Shixiya-1 chromosome 9, ASM2569848v2, whole genome shotgun sequence includes the following:
- the LOC108457514 gene encoding 3-isopropylmalate dehydratase large subunit, chloroplastic isoform X1; the protein is MASSVGFAHPTSSLIINKKDKCLSVVPSTSQLSIYKCKKPISNNISMAMATRQSERKPATTGSMKSPMTMTEKLLAKGAEKAEVKAGDNVWVNVDVFMTNDISGPGSIGIFQKEFGENAKVWDREKVVVIPDHYIFTSDERANRNVDILREFSLDQNIKYFYDITDLSNFKANPDYKGVCHIALAQEGHCRPGEILLGTDSHTCTAGAFGQFATGIGNTEAGFVLGTGALLLKVPQTLRFVMDGEMPDYLLAKDLILQIIGEISVAGATYKSMEFVGTTIESLNMEERMTLCNMVIEAGGKNGVVAADSTTFKYLEDKTSLPYEPVYSDALASFHSEFRFDISKLEPLVAKPHSPDNRALARECKDIKIDRVYIGSCTGGKTQDFLAAAKLFLASGKKVKVPTFLVPATQKVWVDIYTLIVPGSGGKTCSQIFEEAGCDTPASPSCAACMGGPKDTYARMNEAQVCVSTTNRNFPGRMGHKEGQIYLASPYTATASALTGYITDPREFLH
- the LOC108457514 gene encoding 3-isopropylmalate dehydratase large subunit, chloroplastic isoform X2, with amino-acid sequence MASSVGFAHPTSSLIINKKDKCLSVVPSTSQLSIYKCKKPISNNISMAMATRQSERKPATTGSMKSPMTMTEKLLAKGAEKAEVKAGDNVWVNVDVFMTNDISGPGSIGIFQKEFGENAKANPDYKGVCHIALAQEGHCRPGEILLGTDSHTCTAGAFGQFATGIGNTEAGFVLGTGALLLKVPQTLRFVMDGEMPDYLLAKDLILQIIGEISVAGATYKSMEFVGTTIESLNMEERMTLCNMVIEAGGKNGVVAADSTTFKYLEDKTSLPYEPVYSDALASFHSEFRFDISKLEPLVAKPHSPDNRALARECKDIKIDRVYIGSCTGGKTQDFLAAAKLFLASGKKVKVPTFLVPATQKVWVDIYTLIVPGSGGKTCSQIFEEAGCDTPASPSCAACMGGPKDTYARMNEAQVCVSTTNRNFPGRMGHKEGQIYLASPYTATASALTGYITDPREFLH